From a single Desulforegula conservatrix Mb1Pa genomic region:
- a CDS encoding proton-conducting transporter transmembrane domain-containing protein, whose translation MLYALCLLPIAGALASWIITNDRFRPYILPFVALPHLAMTFFMSTNPPPPSAKGWIWLDPLGAIVLICISLLFAVCSVYSVGYLSYRRERPNKILCICLLICLSAMTIVTMSQHLGLFWVAIETTTVTMTPLIYYNRNARSIEATWKYLLICSVGIALAFLGLMFLAYSTHVAHKDATLLMGPLMASAAGLNKGWLHASFIFLLVGYGCKMGLAPLHVWKPDAYGEAPGLVGALLAGGLVNCAFLAIIRIYQVCIASDSETVFFQNALIGMGLGSMAIAAVFMTKQTDFKRMLAYSSVEHVGILAVGLGLGKAAAFATLFHLVNNGLTKGVLFLSAGNLHRSYSSKNISVVRGGMTRLPWSAWLFMTGFIAITGSPPFSPFISEFGIISSSFVHGHYIIGSMFIFFLAVIFIGMANIVIPMVMGKPPQEIETTKYRDRFLTVAPPLFMMFVIFLLGVWQPRFLTRLLNEGAELLKVNP comes from the coding sequence ATGCTCTATGCACTGTGTCTGCTGCCCATAGCCGGGGCTCTTGCCTCCTGGATAATTACAAATGACCGGTTTCGCCCGTATATTCTTCCTTTTGTGGCCTTGCCCCATCTTGCCATGACTTTTTTTATGTCAACCAATCCTCCTCCTCCATCTGCAAAAGGATGGATATGGCTTGACCCGCTTGGGGCTATAGTGCTTATCTGTATAAGCCTGCTGTTTGCTGTCTGCTCGGTTTATTCCGTCGGATATCTGAGTTATAGACGTGAGCGGCCGAATAAGATTCTCTGCATATGCCTGTTGATCTGTCTTTCAGCCATGACCATTGTAACAATGTCCCAACACCTGGGGCTGTTCTGGGTTGCCATTGAAACCACCACCGTAACCATGACTCCTCTTATATATTACAACCGCAATGCCCGTTCCATTGAAGCGACATGGAAATATCTGCTTATCTGCTCAGTCGGGATAGCCCTGGCTTTTTTAGGCCTTATGTTCCTTGCTTATTCAACCCATGTGGCGCATAAGGACGCGACTCTCCTGATGGGGCCTCTTATGGCTTCCGCGGCGGGACTAAATAAGGGATGGCTTCATGCCTCATTTATATTTCTTCTGGTCGGATACGGCTGTAAAATGGGATTGGCCCCGCTCCATGTCTGGAAACCGGACGCTTACGGCGAAGCTCCGGGACTTGTGGGAGCTCTTCTTGCCGGAGGCCTTGTCAACTGCGCTTTTCTTGCAATCATCCGAATTTATCAGGTCTGTATTGCATCTGATAGTGAGACGGTTTTTTTTCAGAATGCTCTCATCGGTATGGGGCTCGGTTCCATGGCGATTGCTGCCGTCTTTATGACAAAACAGACCGACTTTAAGAGAATGCTCGCCTATTCCAGTGTCGAGCATGTCGGAATTTTGGCCGTAGGGCTTGGGCTTGGAAAAGCGGCGGCATTTGCCACCCTGTTTCATCTTGTAAATAACGGGCTCACAAAAGGGGTTCTTTTTCTGTCTGCCGGAAATCTTCACAGATCATATTCCAGTAAAAATATCAGCGTGGTACGGGGAGGCATGACCAGACTTCCCTGGTCTGCATGGCTTTTTATGACAGGTTTCATAGCCATTACAGGCTCGCCTCCTTTTTCACCGTTCATAAGTGAATTCGGCATTATAAGCAGTTCCTTTGTTCATGGGCATTATATCATAGGGAGTATGTTCATCTTTTTTCTGGCCGTAATATTCATTGGAATGGCAAATATAGTAATACCTATGGTCATGGGAAAACCTCCCCAGGAAATAGAAACCACAAAATACAGAGACAGATTTCTCACCGTGGCTCCCCCTCTTTTCATGATGTTTGTGATTTTTCTGCTCGGAGTATGGCAACCCAGGTTTTTGACAAGGCTTTTGAATGAAGGAGCGGAACTTTTGAAGGTGAATCCATGA
- a CDS encoding hydrogenase, which yields MVGLQDGSFLVIFADKFLVAVMLINFVMLGSSRMTFCIRAAAIQGVILGIIPGFVHSFSWHLAGISIGIVVIKGFIIPKLLNNAVRDVQIKREIEPFLGYIPSIMLGAVLTALSFVFAEKLPLAPEHRDLLFVPASISTIMTGFLLLTTRKKAISQVIGYLVLENGIFIFGLLLTEVMPVMVEAGILLDLLVGVFVMAIVINHISREFSSIDTSRLSILKEE from the coding sequence ATGGTCGGATTACAAGACGGAAGTTTTTTGGTTATTTTTGCAGATAAATTTCTTGTTGCAGTTATGCTTATTAATTTCGTTATGCTCGGATCAAGCCGAATGACATTTTGTATTCGTGCGGCAGCAATTCAGGGTGTAATTCTCGGAATAATTCCAGGATTTGTCCATTCCTTTTCATGGCACCTTGCAGGCATTTCCATTGGAATTGTCGTGATCAAGGGATTTATCATCCCTAAATTATTAAATAATGCTGTCCGTGACGTCCAAATAAAAAGGGAAATAGAACCTTTTCTCGGCTATATCCCGTCCATCATGCTTGGCGCTGTTTTAACCGCACTGTCATTTGTTTTTGCCGAAAAACTTCCGCTTGCACCTGAGCACAGGGATCTTCTTTTTGTGCCTGCCTCCATATCCACGATAATGACCGGATTTCTGCTTCTGACCACAAGGAAAAAAGCCATTTCGCAGGTAATAGGATATCTTGTTCTGGAAAACGGAATTTTCATATTCGGGCTTCTGCTTACAGAAGTGATGCCTGTTATGGTGGAAGCAGGGATTCTCCTTGACCTTCTTGTGGGAGTATTTGTCATGGCAATAGTAATTAACCATATCAGCCGGGAGTTTTCATCAATAGATACTTCCCGGCTCAGCATTCTGAAAGAGGAATAA
- a CDS encoding respiratory chain complex I subunit 1 family protein — translation MTDTIIHCLVLLTMPLLLPGVIAKTKAVFAGRTGSPCFQYYYDFFKLLRKNSVFSETTTWVFKAGPVINLAATIIAAMLVPFGRHHSPVSFSGDIILFAYLWGLARFFTTIAALDTGSSFEGMGAAREVTFSCLAEPTLFFVMLTMSRLSDSLSLSEMLGFATPAIWFKAGSTMVLIVISLFIILLAENCRIPFDDPNTHLELTMIHEVMVLDHSGPDFGYIIYGAAMKLFIIGSIFMNIVMPVKTGNAYSDWGLFIIEMLFLAVVIGCVESMMARLRMIRIPQLLIAATILSAFSIMLILR, via the coding sequence ATGACAGATACCATAATACATTGCCTTGTTTTGCTGACGATGCCGCTTCTGCTTCCAGGAGTCATCGCTAAAACCAAGGCCGTATTCGCAGGACGCACAGGTTCTCCATGCTTTCAGTATTATTATGATTTTTTCAAGCTGCTCCGCAAAAATTCGGTTTTCAGCGAAACAACGACCTGGGTTTTCAAGGCCGGGCCTGTCATCAATCTGGCAGCAACTATCATTGCTGCCATGCTTGTGCCGTTCGGACGCCATCATTCTCCTGTGTCATTCAGCGGAGACATTATCCTCTTCGCCTATCTTTGGGGTCTGGCACGTTTTTTCACGACAATAGCGGCCCTTGATACAGGCTCAAGTTTCGAGGGAATGGGCGCTGCCCGCGAAGTTACTTTTTCATGTCTTGCCGAGCCGACATTATTTTTCGTCATGCTGACCATGTCCAGGTTGAGTGATTCTCTCTCTCTTTCCGAAATGCTTGGTTTCGCCACTCCGGCTATATGGTTCAAGGCTGGATCAACCATGGTTCTGATAGTTATTTCCCTGTTCATTATTCTGCTTGCCGAAAACTGCCGTATTCCTTTTGATGATCCGAACACACATCTTGAGCTGACAATGATCCATGAAGTCATGGTGCTTGACCACAGCGGGCCTGATTTTGGTTATATTATATACGGGGCAGCCATGAAGCTTTTCATAATAGGATCCATATTCATGAATATTGTAATGCCGGTCAAGACAGGTAATGCATATTCGGACTGGGGGCTGTTTATAATCGAAATGCTGTTTCTGGCCGTTGTAATCGGGTGCGTTGAATCAATGATGGCAAGACTGCGTATGATTCGTATACCCCAACTTCTGATTGCGGCAACGATTCTATCCGCTTTTTCCATTATGCTGATATTGAGGTGA
- a CDS encoding type II toxin-antitoxin system PemK/MazF family toxin — MFKRCGIYQVSLPNIEKDNKNLCPCLVVSNNISNEFSPVVTILPLAFSNLDRIYEFETFIPAVSNGLGKDAKVSSHIIITINKSRVIGERIGFLPKAIMAKIDKTLRLQLDLL, encoded by the coding sequence ATGTTTAAACGTTGCGGAATATACCAGGTCAGCCTTCCAAATATTGAAAAAGACAATAAAAATCTCTGCCCCTGTCTTGTGGTCAGCAACAATATAAGCAACGAATTTTCACCAGTTGTCACCATTCTGCCGCTTGCCTTTTCCAATCTCGATAGAATTTATGAATTCGAGACATTTATCCCTGCTGTTTCAAACGGACTTGGGAAAGATGCAAAGGTAAGCTCCCATATAATTATAACCATCAACAAATCCAGAGTGATCGGTGAACGTATAGGTTTTTTACCCAAAGCGATCATGGCAAAAATAGACAAGACTCTGCGCCTTCAGCTTGATTTGTTATGA
- a CDS encoding PTS sugar transporter subunit IIA, producing MLLKTSDAAIAINVTENVIQSWIKKDGLPAEMISGELMINRTDLLEWATERGLKVDPEIFKVNDDENIHMPTLMEAIESGGIHFGVKGNDKETVLRNVVECLNLPDKLDPEFILQVLLTREAMGTTAIGDGIAIPHVRNPIMLRIPKPKIALCFLETPIDFEAFDAKPVNILFTLTSPTVKVHLHLLSRLAFALREKRLRSVLQNQDSKETIMAVFKEIDSSPGRPK from the coding sequence ATGCTGTTAAAAACATCGGATGCGGCCATAGCCATAAATGTCACTGAAAATGTCATTCAGAGCTGGATAAAAAAGGACGGCCTTCCGGCGGAAATGATAAGCGGCGAGCTAATGATAAACAGGACAGATCTTCTGGAATGGGCAACAGAAAGAGGATTAAAGGTAGATCCTGAAATTTTCAAAGTAAATGATGACGAAAACATTCACATGCCAACCCTCATGGAAGCAATTGAATCAGGAGGCATTCATTTCGGAGTCAAGGGGAATGACAAGGAGACTGTTCTCAGAAATGTTGTGGAATGCCTCAATCTGCCGGATAAACTGGATCCTGAATTTATCCTTCAGGTACTTTTAACAAGGGAAGCCATGGGGACAACCGCCATCGGCGACGGGATCGCAATACCCCACGTCCGCAATCCCATCATGCTCCGGATCCCAAAACCCAAGATTGCGCTCTGTTTTCTTGAAACGCCGATTGATTTCGAGGCCTTTGACGCCAAGCCTGTTAATATCCTGTTTACGTTGACAAGCCCCACAGTAAAAGTACATCTGCATCTTTTATCACGACTTGCCTTTGCGCTGCGTGAAAAACGTTTGAGGAGCGTTCTTCAAAATCAGGATAGCAAGGAAACAATCATGGCCGTTTTTAAGGAAATAGACAGTTCTCCAGGGAGGCCAAAATGA
- a CDS encoding proton-conducting transporter transmembrane domain-containing protein, which produces MMETSIESWPVLLIILSSFISLASGIPILFGIIAPAAGQRISAGLMVLSALTGLTGAISVLASQTETVIKLNWHLPLGPMICSVDSLSAFFMIPVFIITACASIYSIEYWPAKDNLQNIRRLTFFFGALASAILWVVMAGSAALFLFAWEIMAISAFFVLTADDSDTEVREAGILYLICTHIGTLALFVLFAMLNYASGSFAFPGSGSIEAGNFMATVLFFLGIFGFGIKAGIMPFHVWLPSAHANAPSHVSAVMSGIILKIGIYGILRLLSFFKAIPLWWGITILTVGVVSGVLGVVFAIAQHDLKRLLAYHSIENIGIIMMGIGLSLIGISEKSSILIILGMAGALLHVMNHAIFKALLFFGAGSVIHAVGTREIDRMGGLLRKMPWTAAFFLTGAVAICGLPPLNGFVSEFFIYLGLFSSAARGNGASAAACALAAPCLALIGGLALACFVKVFGVVFLGTERFQLQEHDHEAGLSMRIPMAVLASICVFIGVVPFMLVPVLESAVRVWNHSAAIDIALAEAVPFKWISIMAIALISVIVCLYFARIRKASSEKSTTWGCGYTEPTPRMQYTASSFADTIIGLFAGVLWPTIHKPEIKSVFPKSSRFSSHVPETVLEKIYLPLLHLVSDRLTAIRKLQHGHLHFYILYIFLTLIALMIIPD; this is translated from the coding sequence ATGATGGAAACCAGTATTGAATCATGGCCTGTCTTACTTATTATTTTGTCTTCATTTATTTCTTTGGCCTCTGGCATTCCAATTCTTTTCGGGATTATTGCTCCGGCTGCCGGACAGCGTATTTCTGCGGGCCTGATGGTGCTGTCAGCCTTGACAGGACTGACAGGAGCAATATCTGTTCTTGCCAGCCAAACTGAAACAGTCATCAAATTGAACTGGCATTTGCCGCTGGGTCCCATGATATGTTCCGTTGATTCCCTTTCAGCATTTTTCATGATTCCTGTTTTCATAATAACTGCTTGCGCCAGCATTTATTCCATCGAATACTGGCCGGCCAAAGATAATTTGCAAAACATCCGGCGACTCACTTTTTTTTTCGGAGCCCTGGCTTCAGCCATTCTCTGGGTTGTAATGGCCGGGTCCGCGGCTCTTTTTCTTTTTGCCTGGGAAATAATGGCCATATCTGCATTTTTTGTTTTAACAGCAGATGATTCGGACACAGAAGTTCGTGAAGCAGGTATCCTGTATCTGATCTGCACACATATTGGCACCCTTGCTCTGTTTGTACTCTTCGCAATGCTTAATTATGCCTCTGGTTCATTTGCTTTCCCTGGTTCAGGATCCATAGAAGCAGGAAATTTCATGGCAACAGTCCTTTTTTTTCTCGGTATTTTCGGATTCGGCATCAAGGCTGGAATAATGCCTTTCCATGTATGGCTGCCATCTGCACATGCAAACGCTCCGAGTCATGTTTCGGCCGTAATGTCAGGGATCATTCTTAAAATCGGTATTTATGGTATTTTACGCCTGCTTTCATTCTTCAAAGCCATTCCTCTCTGGTGGGGAATTACCATACTGACTGTCGGTGTGGTTTCAGGTGTTCTCGGGGTGGTTTTCGCCATAGCCCAGCACGATTTAAAACGTCTTCTTGCCTATCACAGTATAGAAAACATCGGAATTATCATGATGGGAATCGGACTTTCCCTGATCGGAATATCAGAAAAATCGTCAATACTCATTATACTTGGAATGGCAGGAGCCCTGCTGCACGTCATGAACCACGCTATATTCAAGGCGCTGCTCTTTTTTGGGGCAGGTTCTGTCATCCACGCTGTCGGTACAAGAGAGATTGACCGGATGGGAGGACTCCTGCGCAAAATGCCCTGGACAGCCGCATTTTTTCTGACCGGAGCAGTTGCCATATGCGGGCTTCCTCCCCTGAATGGTTTTGTGAGCGAATTTTTTATTTATCTGGGGCTTTTCAGCAGCGCCGCACGCGGGAACGGTGCATCTGCCGCAGCATGCGCTCTTGCTGCGCCATGTCTTGCCCTTATCGGAGGACTCGCGCTTGCCTGTTTTGTAAAGGTTTTTGGTGTGGTTTTTCTGGGAACCGAACGTTTTCAGCTTCAAGAACATGATCATGAAGCGGGCCTAAGCATGCGCATACCCATGGCCGTACTTGCGTCAATATGCGTATTCATCGGCGTTGTACCATTTATGCTTGTGCCTGTTCTGGAATCAGCTGTCAGGGTTTGGAACCATTCAGCCGCGATTGACATTGCCCTTGCCGAAGCTGTTCCCTTTAAATGGATATCAATCATGGCGATTGCGCTTATATCTGTCATTGTTTGTCTATATTTTGCGAGGATAAGAAAGGCTTCTTCCGAAAAGAGCACGACATGGGGATGCGGCTATACCGAACCTACGCCCCGAATGCAATACACAGCTTCTTCATTTGCAGATACGATAATAGGGCTGTTTGCCGGAGTTCTCTGGCCAACAATCCATAAGCCGGAAATAAAGTCTGTTTTCCCAAAAAGCTCAAGATTCTCAAGCCATGTTCCTGAAACTGTCCTTGAAAAAATATATCTTCCGCTACTTCACCTGGTAAGCGACAGACTCACTGCAATCAGAAAACTACAGCACGGTCATCTTCATTTTTATATTCTTTATATATTTCTTACACTGATTGCACTTATGATTATTCCTGATTAA
- a CDS encoding MFS transporter, which produces MTKIGLFATLSNLTAMSMANVFGNKKGEFELNRTKTTFRALSSKNYRLFMAGQGVSLIGTWVQQTAMSWLVYRMTHSAALLGVVGFCSQIPSFFIAPFAGVLADRINKHRLIILTQALSMLQALFLGILILTDSIKVWHIPALSLFIGLVNAFDIPTRQSFVIEMVDDKSLLGNAIALNSSMVNIARMIGPTIAGIMIAAFGEGICFFLNAGSYVAVIFSLVLMKNIKSRISSEHKSALKGLREGFNYAFGFMPIKAIILQLGIVSLTGVPFMVLLPVFASDILHGGPHTLGFLMAASGVGALCGALFLASRKNVFGLGKIIASATFLFGCGLLFFSMSKVLWFSMTMLFLSGFGMMVQMAASNTILQTIVDDDKRGRVMSFFTMAFIGMAPFGSLWAGTLASHIGAPETLFIGGLCCIICAAVFARKLPDIRKMIRPVYEKIGIIKTFE; this is translated from the coding sequence ATGACGAAAATCGGACTTTTTGCGACTTTGTCAAACTTGACTGCCATGAGTATGGCCAATGTGTTTGGTAATAAAAAAGGCGAATTTGAATTGAACCGGACAAAAACAACTTTCCGCGCCCTGTCTTCAAAAAACTACAGACTTTTCATGGCTGGCCAGGGAGTATCCCTTATAGGAACCTGGGTGCAGCAGACAGCCATGAGCTGGCTGGTTTACAGGATGACACATTCAGCCGCGCTTTTAGGCGTTGTCGGCTTCTGTAGCCAGATCCCCTCGTTTTTTATCGCTCCTTTTGCAGGCGTTCTGGCTGACAGAATAAACAAGCACAGGCTGATAATTCTGACCCAGGCGCTTTCCATGCTTCAGGCTCTATTTTTGGGTATTCTCATTCTCACAGACTCCATCAAGGTTTGGCATATTCCGGCTCTCAGCCTTTTTATAGGACTGGTGAATGCATTTGACATCCCGACTCGCCAGTCTTTTGTTATAGAAATGGTGGACGACAAATCTCTCCTTGGAAATGCCATTGCGCTTAACTCCTCGATGGTTAATATTGCCCGCATGATAGGCCCTACAATAGCAGGCATAATGATTGCCGCTTTTGGCGAAGGGATCTGTTTTTTCTTAAATGCGGGCAGTTATGTGGCAGTGATTTTTTCCCTGGTACTCATGAAAAACATAAAGAGCAGAATTAGTTCTGAACATAAGTCAGCCCTGAAAGGTCTTAGAGAAGGATTTAATTATGCCTTCGGTTTTATGCCGATCAAGGCGATAATTCTTCAGCTTGGCATTGTAAGTTTAACCGGTGTGCCATTCATGGTGCTTCTGCCTGTTTTCGCAAGTGACATCCTTCATGGCGGGCCCCACACCCTCGGTTTTCTCATGGCAGCTTCAGGGGTCGGAGCTCTCTGCGGAGCCCTGTTCCTTGCATCACGAAAAAATGTTTTCGGACTTGGAAAAATTATAGCTTCAGCAACATTTCTCTTTGGCTGCGGCCTATTATTTTTTTCCATGTCCAAGGTTTTATGGTTTTCAATGACGATGCTGTTTCTGTCAGGATTCGGAATGATGGTGCAGATGGCTGCAAGCAACACGATACTTCAGACCATTGTCGATGATGACAAACGCGGCAGGGTAATGAGCTTTTTCACCATGGCCTTCATAGGCATGGCTCCATTCGGAAGCCTCTGGGCCGGTACGCTTGCAAGTCATATCGGCGCCCCTGAGACACTTTTCATAGGAGGGCTCTGCTGCATTATCTGTGCTGCGGTCTTTGCAAGAAAACTTCCTGACATACGGAAAATGATCAGACCGGTATATGAAAAAATAGGCATCATAAAAACATTCGAATAA
- a CDS encoding cytidylate kinase-like family protein, whose product MAIISISRAYCSKGKLIAEKVAERLKYECISSEIILEASDTFNVTEIKLSEAMYKGPSFLEKVTRSKEIYIAYIRAALLNYMKRGNVVYHGVAGHFFLQGISHAIKARIIADFDSRVSELMAREKTTEFQAMKTLVCYDKERRRWSKSIYDIDTTDPSLYDLILNINHISIDDCVNMICHAAAFSSFQPTAESKKNLNDLSMAATAKALIINKYFDAVVSSDDGHLTVLFPKRVSNRKQVVAGIENLLKNMSGINKMDIMVEEEVTAGSLMYMANR is encoded by the coding sequence ATGGCAATTATTAGTATTTCAAGAGCGTATTGCAGCAAGGGCAAACTTATTGCGGAAAAGGTTGCGGAACGGCTCAAATATGAATGCATTTCAAGCGAAATCATTCTTGAAGCCTCTGACACCTTCAACGTGACGGAAATAAAACTGTCCGAGGCAATGTATAAAGGCCCTTCCTTTCTTGAAAAAGTTACGAGGAGTAAAGAGATCTATATCGCATATATAAGAGCGGCGCTTCTCAATTATATGAAAAGAGGCAATGTTGTTTATCATGGTGTGGCAGGCCATTTTTTTCTACAGGGAATAAGCCATGCCATCAAGGCAAGGATAATCGCAGATTTTGACAGCAGGGTTTCTGAACTGATGGCAAGGGAAAAAACAACAGAATTCCAGGCAATGAAGACCCTTGTCTGTTACGACAAAGAAAGGCGCAGATGGTCTAAATCCATATATGACATAGATACGACAGACCCAAGCCTTTATGATCTGATACTGAATATCAATCATATTTCAATTGATGACTGTGTGAACATGATATGTCATGCAGCTGCATTTTCTTCTTTCCAGCCAACTGCCGAGTCTAAAAAGAATTTGAACGATCTTAGTATGGCAGCTACGGCAAAAGCGCTGATAATTAACAAATATTTTGACGCCGTGGTCAGCTCAGATGATGGCCACCTGACTGTTTTATTTCCCAAAAGGGTTTCAAACAGGAAACAGGTTGTGGCCGGAATCGAAAATCTCCTTAAAAATATGTCCGGCATAAACAAGATGGACATAATGGTCGAAGAGGAAGTCACGGCAGGCTCGCTGATGTATATGGCAAACCGCTGA